A region of Toxotes jaculatrix isolate fToxJac2 chromosome 23, fToxJac2.pri, whole genome shotgun sequence DNA encodes the following proteins:
- the ccl36.1 gene encoding C-C motif chemokine 36.1, which produces MKTVHILLLCIVGAALLSSVSCTNSSGPDDCCFSFYPRRVSKRFISSYYPTDHRCPRTGVVLVTQKQTRICADANLSWVQGIMKALDEMFVQRRSTDTYEEFCIKPPPDMNWISTVQPDNIRTASEEPVQRTSTDSSEEVFLQTTSEMKQTWIVQPDNINAASEEYEPGNLHEPGIRRKFETNPVGPPHQWRPASLFVDGCCFGFAPRRVPKRFISSYYVTGPWCPMHGVILVIQERVHICVDPSLPWVYRVMEKEDQVIMKTVHILLLCIVGAALLSSVSCNSSAVPQHCCFSFYPKRVHKNFISSYHRTDERCAMTGVILVTQKHARVCADPSLPWVQDIMKALDQSSF; this is translated from the exons ATGAAGACCGTCCACATCCTCCTGCTCTGCATCGTGGGAGCAGCACTGCTTTCCTCAGTGTCCTGCACCA ATTCAAGTGGTCCTGATGACTGCTGCTTCAGCTTCTACCCAAGAAGAGTCAGTAAACGCTTCATCAGCTCGTACTACCCAACTGATCACCGGTGCCCAAGGACCGGAGTCGT tttggtgacacaaaaacaaactcgCATCTGTGCGGACGCCAATCTCTCCTGGGTTCAGGGCATCATGAAAGCTCTGGATGAAA tgtttGTGCAGAGAAGAAGCACTGACACTTATGAGGAGTTTTGTATTAAGCCTCCACCTGATATGAACTGGATATCGACCGTACAGCCAGACAACATCAGGACAGCATCTGAGG AGCCTGTGCAGAGAACAAGCACTGACAGTTCTGAGGAGGTTTTTCTTCAGACTACATCTGAAATGAAGCAGACATGGATTGTACAGCCAGACAACATCAACGCAGCATCTGAGG aATATGAGCCTGGAAACCTGCATGAACCTGGAATAAG ACGCAAGTTTGAGACAAATCCAGTCGGGCCCCCTCATCAATGGAGACCTGCATCCCTCTTTGTAGACGGCTGCTGCTTTGGGTTCGCACCGAGAAGAGTGCCTAAACGCTTCATCAGCTCATACTATGTGACTGGTCCTTGGTGCCCAATGCACGGAGTCAT CCTGGTGATACAAGAAAGAGTTCACATCTGTGTGGATCCCAGCCTCCCCTGGGTTTACAGAGTCATGGAAA AGGAAGATCAGGTCATCATGAAGACCGTCCACATCCTCCTGCTCTGCATCGTGGGAGCAGCACTGCTTTCCTCAGTGTCCTGCAACA GTTCAGCTGTTCCTCAGCACTGCTGCTTCAGCTTCTACCCGAAAAGAGTGCATAAAAACTTCATCAGCTCATATCACCGGACTGATGAACGGTGCGCAATGACTGGAGTCAT tttggtGACACAAAAACACGCACGCGTCTGTGCGGATCCCAGTCTCCCCTGGGTTCAGGACATCATGAAAGCTCTGGATCAAAGCTCCTTTTAA
- the LOC121176833 gene encoding uncharacterized protein LOC121176833 isoform X2, whose amino-acid sequence MQWTVQVGVALLNVVWVAFFLQPDPLLVFVQRRSTDTYEEFCIKPPPDMNWISTVQPDNIRTASEEYEPGNLHEPGIRRKFETNPVGPPHQWRPASLFVDGCCFGFAPRRVPKRFISSYYVTGPWCPMHGVILVIQERVHICVDPSLPWVYRVMESLDQKYF is encoded by the exons ATGCAGTGGACTGTCCAGGTCGGTGTGGCTCTCCTGAACGTTGTATGGGTCGCCTTCTTTTTACAACCAGATCCACTGTTAG tgtttGTGCAGAGAAGAAGCACTGACACTTATGAGGAGTTTTGTATTAAGCCTCCACCTGATATGAACTGGATATCGACCGTACAGCCAGACAACATCAGGACAGCATCTGAGG aATATGAGCCTGGAAACCTGCATGAACCTGGAATAAG ACGCAAGTTTGAGACAAATCCAGTCGGGCCCCCTCATCAATGGAGACCTGCATCCCTCTTTGTAGACGGCTGCTGCTTTGGGTTCGCACCGAGAAGAGTGCCTAAACGCTTCATCAGCTCATACTATGTGACTGGTCCTTGGTGCCCAATGCACGGAGTCAT CCTGGTGATACAAGAAAGAGTTCACATCTGTGTGGATCCCAGCCTCCCCTGGGTTTACAGAGTCATGGAAAGTTTGGATCAAAAGTacttttaa
- the LOC121176833 gene encoding uncharacterized protein LOC121176833 isoform X1 produces the protein MQWTVQVGVALLNVVWVAFFLQPDPLLVFVQRRSTDTYEEFCIKPPPDMNWISTVQPDNIRTASEEPVQRTSTDSSEEVFLQTTSEMKQTWIVQPDNINAASEEYEPGNLHEPGIRRKFETNPVGPPHQWRPASLFVDGCCFGFAPRRVPKRFISSYYVTGPWCPMHGVILVIQERVHICVDPSLPWVYRVMESLDQKYF, from the exons ATGCAGTGGACTGTCCAGGTCGGTGTGGCTCTCCTGAACGTTGTATGGGTCGCCTTCTTTTTACAACCAGATCCACTGTTAG tgtttGTGCAGAGAAGAAGCACTGACACTTATGAGGAGTTTTGTATTAAGCCTCCACCTGATATGAACTGGATATCGACCGTACAGCCAGACAACATCAGGACAGCATCTGAGG AGCCTGTGCAGAGAACAAGCACTGACAGTTCTGAGGAGGTTTTTCTTCAGACTACATCTGAAATGAAGCAGACATGGATTGTACAGCCAGACAACATCAACGCAGCATCTGAGG aATATGAGCCTGGAAACCTGCATGAACCTGGAATAAG ACGCAAGTTTGAGACAAATCCAGTCGGGCCCCCTCATCAATGGAGACCTGCATCCCTCTTTGTAGACGGCTGCTGCTTTGGGTTCGCACCGAGAAGAGTGCCTAAACGCTTCATCAGCTCATACTATGTGACTGGTCCTTGGTGCCCAATGCACGGAGTCAT CCTGGTGATACAAGAAAGAGTTCACATCTGTGTGGATCCCAGCCTCCCCTGGGTTTACAGAGTCATGGAAAGTTTGGATCAAAAGTacttttaa
- the LOC121177001 gene encoding uncharacterized protein LOC121177001 isoform X2: MIQRMVLFSASKLLLMTLLLQLTEEITEWKTHSTPKPDKSAHVREFCLHVSDGSQWTSSKPDTQPPTKSAPPAKRLIQRTKQATKQPALPQIVTQEPTLTVPVMQAPSELFSLVTEDCRCKEENMKQPDETSTVKRVKLWLPHKTCRSMELTATLKNGTEVCVTQHFLSLFIRQELLSHRLLPVHEIEAAGEVEPTVTSPSPLDPTTESSVTEIHPDPELPTFFAPTPTEEDTESSGLQTDESLEITCESCTASMNVADIDPKAVLSLNMKMESFPCPAHIYVSLEDGQVFCVDSHELQFATLLEKLEDRFKPAPNNIVLGCRCQGREKKRPSKKSAVTSAKIWPPNGSCSSAEFIETLKDGGEVCVSPSSLSEYFGFASLQGRRLAIEDKALHISTADEKALSSRIMVMDPCTVCGAWVTVDLNDVESLWMDVQSPPCPILVHVKLKNKEQFCVDSSQLWFRTLLENLDI; encoded by the exons ATGATCCAGAGGATGGTTCTCTTCAGCGCCAGTAAACTGCTTTTGATGACTCTTCTGCTCCAACTGACTGAAGAGA TCACAGAGTGGAAGACACACTCAACACCTAAACCTGACAAATCTGCACATGTTAGGGAGTTCTGCCTGCACGTTTCTGATGGCTCCCAATGGACCAGCTCCAAACCAGACACCCAGCCGCCCACAAAGTCAGCTCCCCCGGCCAAACGACTAATTCAGCGAACGAAGCAGGCCACCAAACAGCCAGCCCTGCCTCAGATCGTCACCCAGGAACCCACTCTCACTGTGCCCGTGATGCAGGCCCCTTCGGAATTATTTAGTCTAG TCACTGAGGATTGTCGCTGCAAAGAGGAAAATATGAAGCAGCCAGATGAAACTTCTACAGTCAAAAGAGTGAAGCTTTGGCTGCCCCATAAAACATGTCGCTCAATGGAATTAAC TGCGACACTGAAGAATGGCACAGAAGTTTGTGTGACTCAACACTTCCTCTCTTTATTCATCAGACAGGAACTTTTAAG CCACAGGCTCTTGCCTGTGCATGAAATTGAGGCAGCTGGTGAGGTAGAGCCTACGGTCACATCCCCTTCTCCACTGGACCCAACCACTGAGTCCTCTGTGACAGAAATCCATCCTGATCCAGAGCTACCAACTTTCTTTGCACCCACACCCACAGAGGAAGATACAGAGAGTTCTGGTCTTCAGACAGATGAGT CTTTAGAAATTACCTGTGAATCCTGCACTGCGTCGATGAACGTGGCTGATATTGACCCAAAGGCTGTACTTTCCCTCAACATGAAGATGGAGTCATTTCCCTGTCCTGCCCATATTTA TGTCTCCCTGGAAGATGGTCAAGTTTTCTGTGTGGATTCGCACGAGCTGCAGTTCGCAACATTGCTGGAGAAACTGGAGGATCGTTTTAAGCCGGCACCAAACAACA TTGTCCTTGGATGTCGCTGccaagggagagaaaagaaacgtCCAAGTAAAAAATCTGCAGTCACAAGTGCAAAGATTTGGCCCCCCAATGGAAGCTGTAGCTCAGCTGAATTCAT TGAGACACTAAAGGATGGcggggaagtgtgtgtgtctccatcgAGCCTCTCAGAGTATTTTGGATTTGCTTCTCT CCAGGGGCGCAGACTTGCAATTGAGGATAAAGCACTCCACATCAGTACGGCAGACGAAAAAGCGCTTT CTTCACGTATTATGGTGATGGACCCATGCACAGTTTGCGGTGCCTGGGTCACCGTTGACCTGAATGATGTGGAGTCCCTGTGGATGGATGTGCAGTCACCTCCCTGTCCTATCCTCGTTCA TGTCAAgcttaaaaataaagaacaattCTGCGTGGACTCATCCCAGCTTTGGTTCAGGACTCTGCTGGAGAACCTGGATATCTAA
- the LOC121177001 gene encoding uncharacterized protein LOC121177001 isoform X1 gives MIQRMVLFSASKLLLMTLLLQLTEEITEWKTHSTPKPDKSAHVREFCLHVSDGSQWTSSKPDTQPPTKSAPPAKRLIQRTKQATKQPALPQIVTQEPTLTVPVMQAPSELFSLVTEDCRCKEENMKQPDETSTVKRVKLWLPHKTCRSMELTATLKNGTEVCVTQHFLSLFIRQELLSHRLLPVHEIEAAGEVEPTVTSPSPLDPTTESSVTEIHPDPELPTFFAPTPTEEDTESSGLQTDEYKSLEITCESCTASMNVADIDPKAVLSLNMKMESFPCPAHIYVSLEDGQVFCVDSHELQFATLLEKLEDRFKPAPNNIVLGCRCQGREKKRPSKKSAVTSAKIWPPNGSCSSAEFIETLKDGGEVCVSPSSLSEYFGFASLQGRRLAIEDKALHISTADEKALSSRIMVMDPCTVCGAWVTVDLNDVESLWMDVQSPPCPILVHVKLKNKEQFCVDSSQLWFRTLLENLDI, from the exons ATGATCCAGAGGATGGTTCTCTTCAGCGCCAGTAAACTGCTTTTGATGACTCTTCTGCTCCAACTGACTGAAGAGA TCACAGAGTGGAAGACACACTCAACACCTAAACCTGACAAATCTGCACATGTTAGGGAGTTCTGCCTGCACGTTTCTGATGGCTCCCAATGGACCAGCTCCAAACCAGACACCCAGCCGCCCACAAAGTCAGCTCCCCCGGCCAAACGACTAATTCAGCGAACGAAGCAGGCCACCAAACAGCCAGCCCTGCCTCAGATCGTCACCCAGGAACCCACTCTCACTGTGCCCGTGATGCAGGCCCCTTCGGAATTATTTAGTCTAG TCACTGAGGATTGTCGCTGCAAAGAGGAAAATATGAAGCAGCCAGATGAAACTTCTACAGTCAAAAGAGTGAAGCTTTGGCTGCCCCATAAAACATGTCGCTCAATGGAATTAAC TGCGACACTGAAGAATGGCACAGAAGTTTGTGTGACTCAACACTTCCTCTCTTTATTCATCAGACAGGAACTTTTAAG CCACAGGCTCTTGCCTGTGCATGAAATTGAGGCAGCTGGTGAGGTAGAGCCTACGGTCACATCCCCTTCTCCACTGGACCCAACCACTGAGTCCTCTGTGACAGAAATCCATCCTGATCCAGAGCTACCAACTTTCTTTGCACCCACACCCACAGAGGAAGATACAGAGAGTTCTGGTCTTCAGACAGATGAGTATAAGT CTTTAGAAATTACCTGTGAATCCTGCACTGCGTCGATGAACGTGGCTGATATTGACCCAAAGGCTGTACTTTCCCTCAACATGAAGATGGAGTCATTTCCCTGTCCTGCCCATATTTA TGTCTCCCTGGAAGATGGTCAAGTTTTCTGTGTGGATTCGCACGAGCTGCAGTTCGCAACATTGCTGGAGAAACTGGAGGATCGTTTTAAGCCGGCACCAAACAACA TTGTCCTTGGATGTCGCTGccaagggagagaaaagaaacgtCCAAGTAAAAAATCTGCAGTCACAAGTGCAAAGATTTGGCCCCCCAATGGAAGCTGTAGCTCAGCTGAATTCAT TGAGACACTAAAGGATGGcggggaagtgtgtgtgtctccatcgAGCCTCTCAGAGTATTTTGGATTTGCTTCTCT CCAGGGGCGCAGACTTGCAATTGAGGATAAAGCACTCCACATCAGTACGGCAGACGAAAAAGCGCTTT CTTCACGTATTATGGTGATGGACCCATGCACAGTTTGCGGTGCCTGGGTCACCGTTGACCTGAATGATGTGGAGTCCCTGTGGATGGATGTGCAGTCACCTCCCTGTCCTATCCTCGTTCA TGTCAAgcttaaaaataaagaacaattCTGCGTGGACTCATCCCAGCTTTGGTTCAGGACTCTGCTGGAGAACCTGGATATCTAA
- the LOC121177001 gene encoding uncharacterized protein LOC121177001 isoform X3 — MIQRMVLFSASKLLLMTLLLQLTEEITEWKTHSTPKPDKSAHVREFCLHVSDGSQWTSSKPDTQPPTKSAPPAKRLIQRTKQATKQPALPQIVTQEPTLTVPVMQAPSELFSLVTEDCRCKEENMKQPDETSTVKRVKLWLPHKTCRSMELTATLKNGTEVCVTQHFLSLFIRQELLRLLPVHEIEAAGEVEPTVTSPSPLDPTTESSVTEIHPDPELPTFFAPTPTEEDTESSGLQTDEYKSLEITCESCTASMNVADIDPKAVLSLNMKMESFPCPAHIYVSLEDGQVFCVDSHELQFATLLEKLEDRFKPAPNNIVLGCRCQGREKKRPSKKSAVTSAKIWPPNGSCSSAEFIETLKDGGEVCVSPSSLSEYFGFASLQGRRLAIEDKALHISTADEKALSSRIMVMDPCTVCGAWVTVDLNDVESLWMDVQSPPCPILVHVKLKNKEQFCVDSSQLWFRTLLENLDI; from the exons ATGATCCAGAGGATGGTTCTCTTCAGCGCCAGTAAACTGCTTTTGATGACTCTTCTGCTCCAACTGACTGAAGAGA TCACAGAGTGGAAGACACACTCAACACCTAAACCTGACAAATCTGCACATGTTAGGGAGTTCTGCCTGCACGTTTCTGATGGCTCCCAATGGACCAGCTCCAAACCAGACACCCAGCCGCCCACAAAGTCAGCTCCCCCGGCCAAACGACTAATTCAGCGAACGAAGCAGGCCACCAAACAGCCAGCCCTGCCTCAGATCGTCACCCAGGAACCCACTCTCACTGTGCCCGTGATGCAGGCCCCTTCGGAATTATTTAGTCTAG TCACTGAGGATTGTCGCTGCAAAGAGGAAAATATGAAGCAGCCAGATGAAACTTCTACAGTCAAAAGAGTGAAGCTTTGGCTGCCCCATAAAACATGTCGCTCAATGGAATTAAC TGCGACACTGAAGAATGGCACAGAAGTTTGTGTGACTCAACACTTCCTCTCTTTATTCATCAGACAGGAACTTTTAAG GCTCTTGCCTGTGCATGAAATTGAGGCAGCTGGTGAGGTAGAGCCTACGGTCACATCCCCTTCTCCACTGGACCCAACCACTGAGTCCTCTGTGACAGAAATCCATCCTGATCCAGAGCTACCAACTTTCTTTGCACCCACACCCACAGAGGAAGATACAGAGAGTTCTGGTCTTCAGACAGATGAGTATAAGT CTTTAGAAATTACCTGTGAATCCTGCACTGCGTCGATGAACGTGGCTGATATTGACCCAAAGGCTGTACTTTCCCTCAACATGAAGATGGAGTCATTTCCCTGTCCTGCCCATATTTA TGTCTCCCTGGAAGATGGTCAAGTTTTCTGTGTGGATTCGCACGAGCTGCAGTTCGCAACATTGCTGGAGAAACTGGAGGATCGTTTTAAGCCGGCACCAAACAACA TTGTCCTTGGATGTCGCTGccaagggagagaaaagaaacgtCCAAGTAAAAAATCTGCAGTCACAAGTGCAAAGATTTGGCCCCCCAATGGAAGCTGTAGCTCAGCTGAATTCAT TGAGACACTAAAGGATGGcggggaagtgtgtgtgtctccatcgAGCCTCTCAGAGTATTTTGGATTTGCTTCTCT CCAGGGGCGCAGACTTGCAATTGAGGATAAAGCACTCCACATCAGTACGGCAGACGAAAAAGCGCTTT CTTCACGTATTATGGTGATGGACCCATGCACAGTTTGCGGTGCCTGGGTCACCGTTGACCTGAATGATGTGGAGTCCCTGTGGATGGATGTGCAGTCACCTCCCTGTCCTATCCTCGTTCA TGTCAAgcttaaaaataaagaacaattCTGCGTGGACTCATCCCAGCTTTGGTTCAGGACTCTGCTGGAGAACCTGGATATCTAA